tgactTCAGGGCAATCCTCTTCagtttcccaagtactgggattatgggAGTGAGCCAAGTTTATAATTTATGTCTTGTAATACTGAAtagtaaaattttgttttttcagCTTATACCAGCAGTTCCTGCTTATAGACTAATTCATTCCTGTGAGATTAATGTTTGTTACAGATTCGTGAATAAGTATGATATAGAAGATCTTGAATATATTAGATTAAAAAGTATCTTTTATAGGTGTTGGGGttgaggtttgggtttttttttttttttttttttttggtttcgaTTGTTTGACTTGGAGGTGTTTGTTTGTATCACACCCACAATATAAACAACTTAGAAGGGGGTGGGGCTGTACCTTGCAAGGAAGTTTAGGAAGTGTGGTCTTAAGCTGATGACACTGTGCCAAACCCCAACTCAAACTCTgttatcactgaagaaaatgagaaCAAGACCTATGAAAATCAGAAAAGTGCACCATTCATGAGAAATGGTTCTTTGTCTAATGCGGCAGAGCGTCTTCAGATGCTGGTGTGTGTAGCCGACAGAGTGTCCGCCGTTAAGCCGCCAGTGTCCATCTacagttgatgagaatgaaatcAGCCTCAGCAGCTAGCAGTGGTGACGCTGCAGCCCAGCCCCCGCACAGCCCAGCCCAGGGTGCTTTACTTAACATAGCAGTGCACTCTCTTACATTGGAATCAATGGTTTCTGAAAATATAGACCAAAATATTTGCACACACAAGAAATTTCTTTAGGAATGAATTTATGCTGTCATAAATTATGCTTGTTCAATATTTGCTGGTTTTGTGTGCAGAAATTCCCATTTTCCCATAGAATTCATACAGATGTACTTTAAACAGTAATGTGATAGATATATTACCCTTCTTATATTTTCAAAAGTATGTTTTATAGGATTCCAAACCCATGAGACATGTTTTACAGGAAATGAAAGCATGAATACTCAGGTAGCTGGAAGTGAGTTAAACATGACAGGGACAGGTGGCATTAAAACTGAGTCTAAAAGCTAGTCTTATACTTTATACAACTGTAGCTGTATTGTATAAATGGTGAAATATCTGTAGTAAATGaactgaaaaaaattgaaataattcctgttgtttcctttttaaacacATGACAGGGTCCACCTCAGGAAGACATTCTGCAGGGCAGAGATGTCATCAGGCCGAGCTTGTCGAGAGAAGAGCATGTTCCACACCAGGGTCTTCACCACAGGTCTCCTGAGTTCCTAATTCCACCTTCCTAATATGGTTTAACTTGGGGGGAGGGAGCATTCTGTATGCAACTGTGACCTCGGATAACTGTATATTTATAAAagtgagagaaaaaggaaaggaaagagagggagggaggaagggaagggaagggaaacgggaagggaaacagagaaaaggaaaagggaaaaggaaagaaaagaaaaagaaagaaagagggagggaagaaggaaggaaggaaggaaggaaaattaaaaaaaatttctgaAAAAGCTGAAGAGGTATATTGAAAAAATTTCTGATAAACTTgaagttttaaatgaaaaaaatgataaattgaAGACATACATAGAAAATATTCTGATAAAATTGAAGACAAATatagaaaattctgaaaaaagtaaatagatatattgaaaaaaatttgaataaaattgaatttttatatgaaaaaaaagataaaattgaaacataaacaaaatattctgataaaattgaatacatatatagaaaaaaattcctggtaaaatcaaagaaaatatagaaaaaaattctggAAAATTTGAATAAGGAATATTGGAAAAAATTCTGATAAAATTGAAGTTATattcaaaaaacaataaaattgaagacaaggctggagcaatggctcagctgttaagagcaccaactacccttccgaaggtcctgagttcaaatcccagcaaccacatggtggctcacaaccatctgtaatgagatctgtgcccttttctgggtgtctgaagatacagtgtgcttagatataataataaatctagaaaaaaaaattggacatacATAGAAAATATTCTGATAAAACTGAAGACATATACAGAATAAATTCCTGATAAAATTGAAGACAAATATGGAAAAATCTtctggaaaaaattgaaaaaggtatattgaaaatatttctgaTAAAACTGAagttttatacaaaaaaaaaagataaaattgaagacatacagagaacaaaagaaagtagGATACAGTGGTTTGCAGTCCACATATAGTCTCAAAAACACTTGGATAAAACACCCAATACTCACGGGGTTAGTTGGAGCCCTGCTAAGAATTAGAGAAATAActtgccttttcatttctttttttaaatggtttttaacATTTGTTCACATGCATAGAATCACCAATCATTTTTACACGCTGTAAAGACTAACTCTTTGATGTTAAGGTAACAGCAACcaaaattattttgttctccatagAGGAAGAGTTTCAGTTAGTAATAATCTTAGGTACTGGAGTGGCAGTATGGACATGTGCCACAGAGCCTGTGTGGTAGGGACAGCTCTGTGTGGAAGGCAGCTTAGTGGAGTCAGTTCTCATCTCCACTCCTAAGTTGGTTCCAGGAATTAAAACTGATGAGTTGCCAGTCTGTGATGTGTTTAAACACATGCCTTAAAACGTGCATGTTGTGCCTGCATGAGTTGATGGGGAGGGGGATGCAGAAGCCCAGAGAAGCCAGGGGAGGGCGTTAGACCCCTACAAGTGGGATTACAAGAActtggatgctaggaactgaatcctTAGTAAGCAGTCTTGAACTACCCAATCATAGCTGTGTTTTAATCTGTAGTTTTAGTGTAGGTGACTCTTGAGCAAAGGACAAAAGGGCAGTTGATGATGTAGTTCAATCTTATCTAATTTTTAAGCAATCTCCATTAAATTGAACTTTTTAATATACTCAGGGTATTGATACTAATACCTTTATCATCATATTCTGTTTGTCTAGCTGTTTTGAGTAACTGGGGTTTGAGTACCCAAGTAGTATcatgagtattttcttttttctaagtcAGGCACAGATTCACGATTTTATAGCAATAATAAACCACCTGCAAACTATTACTCATGCCTGTGAGCCTGAGTTAGCATGTGGACAACACTTTCATCTGCTGCTTTATAATGACTGAACCTTTGACAGACATTGAATGCCCAGAATTGTACCATGAAACAGACATTGTAAAAAGCCGATCCAGTGTTTACTGACTCCAAAGTAGAGCTGCTTAAATAATACCAAAGGTTAAGCAAAGATACTTAAAATACTAGGTTTTTCTCCAAAGCAATATAGTTTGCTGTACTGTTTATAACAATGTAGTCTAAGTTGGGTAGAAATACTCTGTTAAAAGAGGTAACGTTTACCTCACATAACTTGACCTATTTGTTTCTAGATGTCTGTTGCTTCTGTAACTAATACTAGATTCAGATAGACAAAACCTGAAACAGCAGGTAGCATATTTGTCTGGTTCTATTTTCATACTACCTAACAGTCTCTGACAGTAGTGGTTGTTCCGACACTGTGAAGTCAGTTACTCTGATACTGACTATTTCAAGCACTACTGTACAAGGAAACACTATGTGCTGAAGATTCCAGTTCATCTCATTGAAAATTAAGAACCTAAAGAAAATCATGAGCCTCAAGGATTTAATGAAcaataaaagcttttaaaatttgttataaacattttcagatccttttaattgtaaaactataaaaggaattttaaagttttgtttcctATAATCTGCTTCTCTAGCTGCTGCTTCGTTAGGGAATCATGTGATGCCTCATGCCTTATGCTGTCATGTCACATTGGTTTAGAACCAACAGTATGAGACAGCCCAGTCAGACATAAAGAATGGAATGCAGGAAATCTCAATTTTGTCTTAATGTGGTCTTGGATATCTACTCACCACTTCATTTCACAGTGTCGAAACAATCCAAAGATAAAGACGAAGTCAAAGACCATACGTGAATCAATGCAATTTTATTCTTGATCAGATTAACAAAGGAAAATCATATTTCTTACTAATTATATTAACAGCACTGTGCATTATTGGTTAAAAGCAATCCTTGGTTCTGAGAGAGCCAGTAAAAACCTCACTGATCAGAGGACTATTTATGATGTGTTTAATAGAGTAGTGACTGCCTGAAATGAGAACAGTGTTATCCCTTACATTTTTCACATTCCAAATAAATACTTTTGAGCTTCATTTATATTGTCATAAAAGTATAAATAGAAACCTGTTTAATTCTATTGTGAAGTTGTTGCCCTTTCTCCATAAAAAGGCCCAGTGTAACTTGTTTTTCAAATTCCATTTCAGTGATAATATGCAACATGCATACTGGGAACTGAAGAGGGAGATGTCTAACTTACACCTGGTGACTCAAGTGCAAGCAGAACTACTAAGAAAACTGAAAACCTCAGCTGCAGTCAAGAAAGGCAAGTCACTGCTAGCTGCAAATGCAGACTCCAGCCAGACTGCCTGAAGAGCTGCTGGCTGCCTTATCTCAGTCTCATCTGATGACGCCGATAAGCCATTCTGCAGCAGTGTGCCCGCTCACACCCATGCTCTGCCTTGGCTTCAGTCTGTAGCTGGCCAGCCTCACATGGAAGGTGTTGCTGGTGGTTTTTCTTCAGTACTATTCTTTTCCCCTTGTGGCTTTTCTCAGCCAAGTGTTGCTTATGTAAGGCCATGGTGTTAGGTTTGTGCTAAGGGGCCTTTTACCATAACTATATAGATAGATTTAGTTATATATCTAAAAAGAGCTCCAAAGTTTCATTTCAGTACTATGAAATATACCAAAcaccttgctttttatttttaaaacaactctGACTCCTTTAGTTCCTGATCTTTTTTataaacttttcttttccttataggACATCTGATTTGAAGGCAGACTCAATCAAAATTTGCCActgctttggttggttggtttggtttggtttggtttggtttggtttggtttggtttggtttggtttggtttggttttcttgagacaggaatttttaatgtagccctggctgtcctggaacaattGATACTCGTTTGccgcctccctcccttcccctcaccccccccttcgcatgtgtgtgtgtgtgtatgtgtgtatagaccaggctggcctcaaaactcagagatctacctgcctctgcctcccaagtgctgggatcacccAGTCAACCATTGCTTTCTTTTCAAAGCCAGTGTTTAACTAACGCTTTTGAGATTTGTGTTAACTAGTAATGGGTACTTTTGccagtgctgttttgttttggtttttttaggaAATAATCTGTCCTTGCACCCAACATGATAGGTTTACATCAGAACCATACAGCATACGTTTAATGtcttaaattttacttttcaaaGGAATGTGGTGTGACTTTGAAAGGTGGTCATCATCTAATTTAAAATTGTTACTTGCATCTCTGATTGTCCAAAGGAGAACAAGAAAACTTTTATAACTCTTCTCAGGAGTGTTTATAAGGGATAATGtttcactggggggggggggggggggggttcattcAAAGTCTCAACAAACATAGCTCAATTTGTGGTTCACCTTGCTCTCATTTCCCAGTTGCTAAGGTTACTTATGAAGATAGCATAGATGGATGGCAAAAGTAAGACTTCTCTTACAGGGACTCAGCTGTTACCAAGTATGCTGTCAGTGCAGCTACTTACATCATAAAATAGTTTGTTCCAAAGACTAATAAAGGAGAAGAGCTCTCGCCATTCTGTGTTCTTTTTAACTGACTGATAATACAGTCTTTTGGTGCCTTTGCACCATCAGTAACTAGAATGTACTTCCCTGGACAGGGTTAGGCACAGTCACCAGTCCTTACACTCAGTGTCTTAAGTAGACCGGGTTATGGCTCACTTACCCATAACCTATCCATCACTGCTTTCCAGAAGAATTCATTTCTTTCAGTTCTTTTACTCTATCCACCCCCTTCCACCCATCACCCAAAAGTCtccatttgtttcttttaaaatgacatGAGTTGGTTGgcccagcaggatggctcagcagtggaaGAGCCCCCTCTCCCCCCTGCAAGTTTGAGAGCCTGTTGCACCTGGAGctcacagtggaaggaaagaaccaactccagaaACTTGTCCGCTCACCTTCATGCTCATGTGTGTACCTGCATtctcgcgcgcacacacacacacacacacacacacacacacacacacacacactattaggTTGCATAGAGCCATGCCTTAGATACAGTTTCAATTGTGGCAGGTTGAGAAGAATAAGAGAGGCTGCCTGCCGTAGCAGGATACTGGCTGTGGTGAACATTAACCTCTGAGCAGTCTTTCCTAAGCCACTGTGTGTATGAAATACCTTTCCATTTACTTTTTAAGTTGATCTGCTTGTTGACCAAAGCAGAATTATATTTACTATAAGAAATTGAGCTTACAGTTTCTGTTTCAACTACTTTATCCACAGTGCATGTTAAATTTTCATTTGACTCTTAAGAATCCAAGGTATACttataaaaataagttatttttgaaccctctcccactgagaaatTTCAGTAAGCCAAAGAACGTATTTTAGACCTACTAATTCTTCACAACTTTTTCCCACTAAGTATGGTCTAAAAACTTTGACTAGCCACACTAAAGGCCAAGaacttttcttctctttgcctTCTTATACCTTTTTACCACACACAGACTCTTCATCAGCAGGAAGACATAGGCAGGAAAGAAGTTTGACATCCATTTTGCAAACAAAGCAATTGGTGAGTGACCTTAGCTCAGGGTCAGCAAATATGTACTCTCTCAGAACTTAGATCTTTTAACGCCCTCCAAATCCATTTCCCAGTGATGATACTAAACTGGAAATGCTAATTTTAGTGTCAGTTGTAAAGCTGGTATATAATATGTTTACAATCTCAACTTCTAGAAGACTGACACATAGCTGTGCTTTCTTTTTAGCCTGTACCCCAGTAGGATGTGTTGAAGACCTTGGGAGAGACAGCACGAAATTGCACTTGACAAATTTTACTGCAACTTACAAAAGACATCCCTCTTTGTCACCAAATGGCAAAGCTCCTTGTTATGCTCCGTCTTCCCCTTTACCAGGAGATAGAAAGGTTTTCTCAGACAAAGCAGTTCTTCAGTCATGGACAGATAACGAGAGATTGGTTCCTAATGACGGTGCAGACTTTCCAGAGCACAGCTCCTATGGGAGAAATTCTCTGGAAGATAATTCCTGGGTATTCCCAAGCCCTCCTAAATCAAGTGAGACAGCATTTggtgaaaataaaagcaaaatcttACCTTTATCCAACCTGCCGCCACTGCATTACCTGGATCAACAGAATCAGAACTGCCTTTACAAAAGTTAATTTCACTTGTGATTTGATCAGGAAGACACGGACTCAGGGGTTCTCCCAAGAGATTGTTCAAACTGAAAGTGGACTTTGATTGATGGCTTGTGCAGTTCTCCAGTATGTACATTTGTACATTCTGTATAACATTATATATGTAATTGATTTTCCAGTATGGGAACCTCCAGTTGTACCTTTGATAACAATTATACATTTTTGCTTCTTGGATAGagtggaaatgaaaattttaggcaTGGTTTTATAAAGTATGTGACCTGCCTAAATATCCAATCATTAAATAAAAAGCAGCCTTtagtataaaagaaaaaacatgtcTGCTGGTTTAGATTGTATCAAGAAGCAAGTAAGAGTAGGTTGAGCTTCTGTAAATTCCTGATACATAAAGATTTGAAATATAATGGAATAAAAGTAGGTTATGACATCTCTATGCTATTGTTTCAagttttaagatttaaaatcatttttaagtaaaatgttTGTATATACAAATTTAAAGTGCAATTTGAATTCTAAGACTTGAATTAATGACTATTGAAGCCAACTTTTTCCCAGTATATTTAAATCCTAAATAGTTAAAAATGATGTGGTATGTGAATAAACTATTATAACCTTATACAATGTCcagttaaaagaagaaagagcatCTCACAGGGCAGTCTCTTCAGTGATGTGTAGTGAACCTCCCGTGTGGTCATTTTCAGCAGGACAGCTATTTGTTTTACACAGAGCAGCTTACACACTGTTAGATATGACATTTGAGAAAGTAAATGCTAATTAGCTGCATCTAGAACTAAATCTTGTGCTGTACAATTGTGAAATATCCCAACTCATTCTAAGTGCCCAATCACTTgtaaataagtaaagaaataacaaagatgGCTTCATGTGGAAATTCATCTAAATTTTTTCAAGGTGGAAGCATTAAGAGTATTAGTAATCATGTATTACCTGTTTGATGTAAGAAGACTTTATCCTTTTCTAAGTGCCATTTCATGTATCTTGAATTCAGAGGATCTCTGACCTTGTATCACTGAATAGAATGCATAGCCAGGCACTGTTCACTGTTGAGTTATCTCAGTCACTTACTCATGCCTGTCCGTGATTAATGGAATTGATGTCAGATACTGGAATGTGTTCTGACCAATGAACACAGCTGACTCGAGGGAGTACAGGCTCCTGCCAAGTAATACAACAAGACCCAATATGCATAAAACAAATACACAAGCCCAGGCTCTAGCTGAAGGCACTAACTGACTGTGTAATAAGAAAGCAAACGCAGTTCTCGTGTGACTGCGGAGGCTGTCCATCATCTTAGGACTGATGTAGCTTAATGGTTTGCTTTTTTTCAAACCAAGATGAGAAGTTTTCTTTTGTAAAGAGAGTCTTATAATGTTTTTGAACAATGCCaagaaattgttttaattaaaattatttttgtttttaaaatggaattggATGTGAAATACTGTCCTTGCCTATGTATATTTCCAAAGTCtggtattaattttatttctccaACATACTCTGAATGGAGGGAATCCCCTCTAACTAGTAGTAACCGTTATCAAAAAGGATTGCTAGAACAGTCTGATGGGTGTTAACAGTCAAAGTGTTAAAAGCTTGTGTAAGACTCCTTAGCTAGAAAAGAGAAACCCTAAAATATTCTTACCTGGTcagaaaatgtttaaatatatacttaGTCAATGGTAACAGCTGTATTTTGTGATTCATTAAAATTGACAGTCCCGTTGGTCCTTTTCATACTAGCTGACAACCCCAACAAGCTTCCCTAAATCTAATTAAGCTCACCTGTAACTCATTAATATTAGGACACAACCGACAGTAGCCACATGCTCCTTCCTCTTGGTCCTTTATTGTATTGAGCCAACGCCAAAATAGAACTGCCCCATGAACCTGTAAAAACCGGGGATCCAAAGACACATCTGCAGCAGGTACACTAGTCAGGCAAGCGGTGAATGGGAACACAGTTTATCTAGTACCTACTGGTTTCGAGACACACAACAGAAATCTTGTTACTATGTCACTGGCTTCTTGTAGTAACTGTACCTTTTCTTTGAGTCACTGAAAACAACTGTAGCCCTGTCCAATAGAAATGTGCCAGTGCCAACAAGGCCAGCGCAGAGATAATGGGCTGCTTGGCCTTTCCCCGTGCTGCAGTATCTTCCTGagtttgctctgcttggcctccagTCACCTTCTGTTGATCTGTGCTTTGGGAGAATGGGTTCTTTGAGTTTCAAACAAAAGTAAAGTAGTTCTTTGGTGAGTACACTGTGAAGCTTGAACATGCATTCATTGACTAGGTTCATTTCATTTGAATGAGAAATTTTTTTCATAGGATTGGAGCCAAAGTTAAATCTTGCCTTCCtggtttttttaaaatagtttttaatataaaaagctCAGACTAGGGTAACACACTAAAAGAGAAACTTACCACAGTTCCTCCCAAACCCCCAATATCACAAAACAGAAGTTCACACTAACAATGCCAACTTCTTAAAATCCAAGATTATACAGTATTTTCAGTAGCCAAGTTCAAAAGATCAAGAAACAATGCAGAAACTTTTCTGTCAAAGGTTTCAGTAAAATAATTCACCAAATCTCATCTGTTTTCACATAAGCCTCTGATGGCAGTGCTGGCTAAGTTATCGCCGTAAGAGACTGCTGGCCACAGTGGCTGGCACACTAAGGGGTAGAGTGAAGAAGGCTCTGGTTCACTGCTGCCGTTAGCAGTGTTGAAGGCGCTCCATTCCTCCTTTGCTTTAGTCCTTTCTTCCCACACTAGCCATCAGCCTGCACCATCAGAAGGA
This portion of the Mus musculus strain C57BL/6J chromosome 9, GRCm38.p6 C57BL/6J genome encodes:
- the Azi2 gene encoding 5-azacytidine-induced protein 2 isoform a (isoform a is encoded by transcript variant 4), which translates into the protein MDTLVEDDICILNHEKAHRREAVTPLSAYPGDESVASHFALVTAYEDIKKRLKDSEKENSFLKKRIRALEERLVGARADEETSSVGREQVNKAYHAYREVCIDRDNLKNQLEKINKDNSESLKMLNEQLQSKEVELLQLRTEVETQQVMRNLNPPSSSWEVEKLSCDLKIHGLEQELGLLRKECSDLRTELQKARQTGPPQEDILQGRDVIRPSLSREEHVPHQGLHHSDNMQHAYWELKREMSNLHLVTQVQAELLRKLKTSAAVKKACTPVGCVEDLGRDSTKLHLTNFTATYKRHPSLSPNGKAPCYAPSSPLPGDRKVFSDKAVLQSWTDNERLVPNDGADFPEHSSYGRNSLEDNSWVFPSPPKSSETAFGENKSKILPLSNLPPLHYLDQQNQNCLYKS
- the Azi2 gene encoding 5-azacytidine-induced protein 2 isoform X3, whose protein sequence is MMRNLNPPSSSWEVEKLSCDLKIHGLEQELGLLRKECSDLRTELQKARQTGPPQEDILQGRDVIRPSLSREEHVPHQGLHHSDNMQHAYWELKREMSNLHLVTQVQAELLRKLKTSAAVKKACTPVGCVEDLGRDSTKLHLTNFTATYKRHPSLSPNGKAPCYAPSSPLPGDRKVFSDKAVLQSWTDNERLVPNDGADFPEHSSYGRNSLEDNSWVFPSPPKSSETAFGENKSKILPLSNLPPLHYLDQQNQNCLYKS